In Miscanthus floridulus cultivar M001 chromosome 19, ASM1932011v1, whole genome shotgun sequence, the DNA window gatagtgatatctacgtgattgctctctactttgaattcctttatgtcatatcacttgtgtaatgctcatttgctttgcttccgcgtttatactccgatgcaaatgagctttattacttgtactcatgcttatttcatatcttttgagtacatcgtgtttgcttgggtcatataagtttGCTTAACCATTTGGTTtctattgacaaaagcttatatgaaccaagcgcAACAAAAACcttactctttcacatactcgaggtggtattgtcatcaatcaccaaaaagggggagattgaaagcatctaggccccttgttgggtttcggtgattaatgataatacaagattactataactaacgtgtgttttacagaggcaattaagttaggtcatggtaatggagatcgattgggcaatcgaggtggacatgcccctacgatggaaatcatttcggttttcaaaggatggatgacaaggttaaagatgactagttctaagtgtcgattggagttggagtgacacttagagtagtttaggactttgtttttcctttggccatactattaaagggggtatggatgggtagcttgacctaggtgagtctagtgagttaggtgtggtgcacacttgttaaaactagcactaggtagcttcacaacagccctatgattctatggagcaaacttcattcacatatgttcgagagttagaagtgaatggagggtcaaatgctgaccggacgctggcttcggtgcgaccggacgctggccacagggtccggtcaattcatttgatcaagagattgcgttcggtgtgaccggacgctggagtggtcatgtgaccggacgctaagagacagcgtccgatcgactccagtaagattccagagaagcaaatctgcgaccggacgcgtccggtcaatactgaccggaccctgaggatccagcgtccggtcgagtacagtaagcatccagtgagggtttaatgcgatcggacgcgtccggtcagtggtgatcggaccctaccagcgtccggtcaacacttaaacactggtgtgcgggttgaactgaccggagcgtccggccaccctgcagaagctcataacagttcgttttttaggttgccttataaatagaagctccactcatgtgtggagtcacttttactcattccaacagctgagaaacacgtttgtgagtgccaagaagagcaaggtcctagtgaggtgattgagattcgtgaatctaagagagtagcctcattagtgaatcaagagtagtaaagtatgcatccaccattctcattaggcttcgcgtggtcaagtgagaattcgtgcttgttactcttgatgatcgccatcacctagacgacttggtggtgattggaagcttggtgatcacccggtggagcttgtgggtgacccaactcaagttgtgagcggttttgggtgattcgctgcgacggagtgttgaagaatcaacctgtagagagcacttgatccttgcgcggatcaaggaggagctacacccttgcgcggatgctccaacgaggattagtggggagtggcgactctccgatacctcgacaaaacatcgccgcgttcctctctctctatttactttgagcatttactttgagcatctactttgagcaattcaatacttgtctttacatttatagaattgccatgctagagtaagtttggaacataggttataaatccgttgtgcgttagtttaatagaaacactttcctaagcataaggggttaattgggctaaccgtaggatttaattattgcaagaaaatttagaattagcccaattcaccccccctcttgggtatcttgatcctttcagtttggacatgtgcaacggagacctccagaggcaccggtgtatagtagaatcctaagccaggatagtaacgtgaagagagatagaggaagaccaaagttgacttgggtaaagacaataaaaggagacttaaaaggatggaatatacccaaagacttagccatagataggagtgtttggaagacagctattcacgtccCTGaatcttgattgcttctgttgggtttcaactctagcctaccccaatttaTTTGGAACTTAAAAGGCTTTATTGTTgttgtactgtagcactttcgttgttatttggcaattagtgtcccaTCATAGTCTAATTATGGTACCGATCTCTATTCTGTAACATCAAAGATTCTTATCTAAATTCAACATCAAAGATTCTTATCTAAATTCTTTCGCCACAACACAAATCGATTTGACATTTCGTGCGTGGTTCACTTTATAAAGCAATGAGCCAGTGTAGTTTACATCGCAATGGGAGATCGATAATCACATTCTAACATTTCGATTTCGATTTCTCAAGCAGGGATATCTGGAAGCCCAGAGATTCGATGTCTGTTTCCATCCTAGATCATGGATTGACACTTCGTGGATTAACGCTAAGCACCAAGTTGCAGTTGGGAACAACGAACAAGTCTCAGCCATAAGATCAGTCCAATAATGGGCAATGCAAAACCCAAAAGAACATGAACCATATTGATTCCGATAAACAACTACTGTCCCAGCCATACGATCAGTCCAACAATGGGCAATGCAAAACCCAAAAGAACATGAAGCATATAGATTCCGATAAACAACTACTGTCCCACTCTGTAATttctcttgtcatcatcattaccATCGAAAAAACCTCGTCAGAGCAAAATCTCAAGCAGAAGCAGATGACCATGGCGAGCCCTGCCGCAATCTGTGGCGTGTTCCAATTTGAGACGTGAGAACCCAAAGCAGCCTACATGTCTCAACCAAAGTTCAGAATAAGCCAAGGATAAATAAACACATGATTAACATCACAAAGCACGGAGCCCAGGAGGACAGGCACCAAATATAGATGTTGATCATCAGTAACTTGGTTGCTCAAGTAGTCAAGTTCATAAAAGATTTTTCAGTCATCACCAATCCAAGAACCTCAAAAGCATGAACAGAGAAAGGTAAACAAGTCTCAATTTCATCAAAAAGATTTTCAGTCATCACCAATCCAGGAAGCTCAAAAGCATGAACAGAGAAAGGTGGACAAGGCACCAATTGTCATTTCACACACCGAGTTGCTACTACTACATGCGAACCATCCCAAAGTCAGATCAAAACAAGTACACACACAGTTTCAGTTGCAAAGAGCAATGCAAGAACACAAGAACGAAGAAACACAGATAGGTCCCAATCGGTAACTGCGAATGCCATTACTCATCAGAAGTTCATAGCAAGATCATCagtgatcatcaccatcatgaaACCAGAACATGACGAACTGAAAGGTAAACATGGCTGCCCTGCCTCAGACACCATCAGGCACAAGACAACATCGCCATCCAAAAAAAACACGTCTCCCTCTCGCTAGCAATCCGCAACCTCCTCCATCAGCAACAACTACTACTCCACTAAACTATTTGTTCTAGCGCACTGCAACTACTGAACTACGTACGAGACATGGACTGACTGATTCCATCCCTTTCCCTACTCGACCTTGACCTGGAACACGTTCTCGCGCTCCTCGAGCTTGATCTTGGGCACGGTGACCTTGAGCACCCCATGCTTCATCTCAGCCTTGATCTGGTCCATCTTGAAAGTGTCCGCCGGGAACTCGATGCGGCGGCCGTACCACGCCGgggcctcctcgtcgtcgtcgtactCGGTGTCCTTGTCGCCCTCCCCCTCGATCATCAGGCCGTCCTGGTCCGCCCACACCTTCACGTGCTCCTTGCCCAGCCCCGGCATCGCCACCTTCAGCTTCACCGCGGCGGCGTCCTCCTTCGACACCCAGCACTCGCGCCttggcgccgccgctgcctcgtcCTCCATCAGCGCCAGCAGCCGGCCCAGGCTCATCGGCTCGCCTGCCAAAAAAAACCCAAATCGCGCAAACACCCTCAGCAATCTGCTTCCGTGTTCCTCTTCTTCACGAGGTTGAAATCAAACGAGCGGAAACGGAGGCACGGAGCGGCCAGCACGATGCGTACCTGCTGAGGAGAACATGGAGACGGAGAAGCCGCGCGAACGGAGGCGATCGTAGACGACATCCTCGTCGCCGCtgtactcctcctcctcgtcgccgcTGTACTCCTCGCTGCTGTCGAAGTCGTCGCGGCGGAACGGCGCGCCGCCAGTGCTGAAGAGGCGGCGGGCAGCGACGACGCACGCTGGGGCTGGGCGGAGCgctgcggcggcgggcgcggccccggaggcggaggcggacggCGCGGCGAGGAGGAGCTTCTTGAGGAGGCCGGCCACGGCCAGCGGGGCCCTCTTGGAGGCGACGGCGAAAGCCATGGGAAGATGTCTCTCTCTCGCCCTCCCTCACCGGGGTGGTGATGCCCAGATGCCTTGACAGCGACGGGAGTGGGGTTGGGTACCGGGGTGGGGGCGTGGGTCTTAAATGCTGCGCCTGCGCACTGCGCTTTATAGCGGAGGGGATGAGCACCGGGTTGGATTGGAAGACTCCGGAGGATGCTTCTGGTCCGGGGGATTCTGCTTTGTGATTCGTGCGGTGCATGAGACGCTGCTGGTCAGTTGGTGTGACCGGGTTGGAAGCGAGAAAGGTTTTGGACCCAGGGTTTCTCTAtggcttgtttagatcacctccaaatttcaagttttttcactctctctctatcacatcaatttttagtcgcttgtatggagcattaaatgtaggtaaaaaaataactaattacacagtttagttggaaatcatgagatgaatcttttgagcttagttggtccacaattggacaatatttatcaaataagacgaaagtgctactatttatcgggttgaaattttttgcaatctaaacatggccctagtTTCTACAAAGTCGATAGGTTGGTAAGTGAAAGGACCAGCGGCCTGTTTGCTGGTttgtttcagccagcccaaaccagccagtcaatagtatttttctctcataataaatcagcatcagctAACCTAAACCAGTCTAGAAacaaaccagcgaacaggccgcagATGGCGTCCGGAGGAGGAGTGAATAGACGTCTCTGTAAATTTTCATCTTTAAATATGAAAATAATTAGGAAAGGAAAACTTTAA includes these proteins:
- the LOC136528613 gene encoding 26.2 kDa heat shock protein, mitochondrial-like, with amino-acid sequence MAFAVASKRAPLAVAGLLKKLLLAAPSASASGAAPAAAALRPAPACVVAARRLFSTGGAPFRRDDFDSSEEYSGDEEEEYSGDEDVVYDRLRSRGFSVSMFSSAGEPMSLGRLLALMEDEAAAAPRRECWVSKEDAAAVKLKVAMPGLGKEHVKVWADQDGLMIEGEGDKDTEYDDDEEAPAWYGRRIEFPADTFKMDQIKAEMKHGVLKVTVPKIKLEERENVFQVKVE